The uncultured Paludibaculum sp. sequence ATCTTTCACTATGAGCAATCGGTTTGGAGTTTGGGTAGGCGTTGTGTTGGCGGTGGTCGGAGCCTTCTGCCTGGCGGGCATCGCGCTGAAGCAGGGCGAGTCGATCAACAGCGCCTGGCTGGTGACGGCGGCAGTATGCACATACCTCGCGGCGTACCGGCTGTATGGGGCATTTATCGCGGCCAAGGTGATGGCCCTGGATGGGCAGCGCGCGACTCCGGCGGAGCGGCTGCGCAATGGCCACGACTTCGAACCGACCAATAAGTGGATTCTGTTTGGGCATCATTTCGCGGCGATCGCGGGACCGGGTCCGCTGGTGGGGCCGACGCTGGCGGCGCAGTTCGGGTATCTGCCGGGGACGCTTTGGATCATTCTCGGCGTGGTGCTGGGCGGGGCGGTGCAGGACTTCATCATCCTGTTCTGCAGCGTGCGGCGAGACGGCAAGTCGCTGGGCCAGATGGCTCGGGAGGAGATCGGCAAGATCGGCGGTGGGACAGCGCTGTTGACCGTGCTGCTGATCATGGTGATTCTGCTGGCGGTGATCGGGCTGGTGGTGGTGAACGCGCTGAAAGGCAGCCCGTGGGGCACCTTCACGATTGCGGCGACGATGCCCATCGCGGTGTTCATGGGCCTGTATCTGCGGTATTGGCGGCCCGGCCGGGTGCTGGAAGTTTCCGTCATCGGCTTCCTGCTGGTGGTGGCGAGCATCTTCGGGGGCGAATGGGTGGCGCATCATGCCACATTCGGGCCGATGTTCACGCTGGGCGGGATGGCGCTGGCGATCGCTGTGATCGTCTACGGATTCCTGGCCAGTGCGCTGCCGGTGTGGCTGCTGCTGGCTCCGCGGGACTACCTGAGCACGTTTGTGAAGCTGGGGGTTGTTCTGATGCTGGGGGTGGGCATCCTGTTCGTGCGGCCGGAACTGCATATGCCGGCGTTCACGCGGTTCACGGACGGCACGGGGCCGATCTTCGCCGGCAAGATCTTCCCGTTCTGCTTCATCACGATTGCGTGCGGAGCGATTTCGGGGTTTCATGCGCTGATCTCCTCAGGCACGACACCGAAGATGATCGCCAGCGAGCGGCATGTGCTGCCAGTGGGGTATGGGTCGATGTTGCTGGAGAGCTTCGTGGCTCTGATGGCGATGGTGGCCGCCTGCGCACTGCCTCCGGGCGTGTTCTTCGCGGTGAATTCGCCGGCCGGCATTGTGGGTACGACTCCGGCGGCGGCCACGGCGATGATTTCGAGTTGGGGCTTTCCCGTGACTCCGGACCAGATGGCGACGCTGGCAAAGCACGTGGGCGAGGAGTCGCTGTTCTACCGGACGGGCGGGGCGCCCTCATTGGCGTTGGGCATGGCAGGGATCTTCTCGCGGATCGCGGGTAACGAGACGGTGCTGCGGTTCTGGTATCACTTCGCGATTATGTTCGAAGCGCTGTTCATCCTGACAGTGATCGACGCGGGCACTCGCGTGGGGCGATTTATGCTGCAGGACTTCCTGGGGCATCTATATAAGCCCCTGGGACGGACATCGTGGATGCCAGGCGTCCTGTTGACCAGCGTGCTGGTGGTAGGCGGGTGGGGCTATTTTCTGGTGCAGGGCGTGCTGGATCCGCTGGGCGGGATCAATTCGCTGTGGCCGCTGTTTGGTATTGCGAACCAGTTATTGGCGGCGGTGGCGCTATGCGTGGGCACGACGATTCTGATCAAAATGCACCGGATGAAATATGCCTGGATCACGCTGCTGCCATTGTCGTGGCTGGTGATTGTGACGTATACGGCGGCGTGGGAGAAGATCTTCAGCGACGCTCCGCGGATTGGATTCCTGGCACAGGCAACGCTGCTGGAGGCGGGTCCGGCGACGGCGGCGACACGGCAACTGGTGTTCAACAACCGGCTGGACGCGGCGTTGTGCGGCATCTTTCTGGTGCTGGTGACGACGATTCTGGTGGATTCGATCCGGGTGTGGCTGGGCGTCCTGAACGGGTCGCGCAGCGCGACGAGCCGCGAGGCGGCGTTTGTGCAGACCAAACTGCTGGCGGAGGAGCTATGAGAGGACTGAAAGAGCTTTACCGCATTGTCATGGGCATTCTGCGCGAGATCGGCGATGAGAGCGCGTATGCGCGGCACTTGGCGGCGCACGGGCGGCCACACTGCGGGGCGGAGTGGCGGCGGTTCTCCGAGGAGCGCTTGCGGGCGAAGTACCAACGGGCGAAGTGCTGCTGAGGCCAGGTCTAGCCCTTCGCTCACGCTCGGGGACTGGCGGTCAGTAGTCGCGCATGGCGATCCAGTAGAGGCAACACGTCAGGGCGTTGCCCATACCCGATCCTCCCAGAGGCATTGATGCACGATTCGTCTCAAAAGGACTAACGCAATTATCAGCAGCAGGCACCAGGCTCCGACGGCCCAGGGCTGGAGGGCTCCGAAGCGAAGTC is a genomic window containing:
- a CDS encoding carbon starvation CstA family protein, which encodes MSNRFGVWVGVVLAVVGAFCLAGIALKQGESINSAWLVTAAVCTYLAAYRLYGAFIAAKVMALDGQRATPAERLRNGHDFEPTNKWILFGHHFAAIAGPGPLVGPTLAAQFGYLPGTLWIILGVVLGGAVQDFIILFCSVRRDGKSLGQMAREEIGKIGGGTALLTVLLIMVILLAVIGLVVVNALKGSPWGTFTIAATMPIAVFMGLYLRYWRPGRVLEVSVIGFLLVVASIFGGEWVAHHATFGPMFTLGGMALAIAVIVYGFLASALPVWLLLAPRDYLSTFVKLGVVLMLGVGILFVRPELHMPAFTRFTDGTGPIFAGKIFPFCFITIACGAISGFHALISSGTTPKMIASERHVLPVGYGSMLLESFVALMAMVAACALPPGVFFAVNSPAGIVGTTPAAATAMISSWGFPVTPDQMATLAKHVGEESLFYRTGGAPSLALGMAGIFSRIAGNETVLRFWYHFAIMFEALFILTVIDAGTRVGRFMLQDFLGHLYKPLGRTSWMPGVLLTSVLVVGGWGYFLVQGVLDPLGGINSLWPLFGIANQLLAAVALCVGTTILIKMHRMKYAWITLLPLSWLVIVTYTAAWEKIFSDAPRIGFLAQATLLEAGPATAATRQLVFNNRLDAALCGIFLVLVTTILVDSIRVWLGVLNGSRSATSREAAFVQTKLLAEEL